A genomic window from Sulfurimonas sp. hsl 1-7 includes:
- a CDS encoding YajQ family cyclic di-GMP-binding protein, which produces MAKEHSFDITAKVDVQLFKNAINLVDREVSNRYDFKGTTYEVNYKEKEKALVLVASSDNKLDALKDIVIEKLLKQGLSSKVLDELRVEDASGGTRKATYKVVDYIESKEAKKITADIKKMKLKVNAQIEGDSIRVKAKNIDDLQKVMAMIREGEWEAPLKFENMR; this is translated from the coding sequence ATGGCAAAAGAACATTCATTTGATATAACGGCAAAAGTAGATGTTCAACTTTTTAAAAATGCAATAAATTTAGTAGATCGTGAAGTTTCAAACAGATATGACTTCAAAGGGACTACATACGAGGTTAACTACAAAGAGAAAGAAAAAGCGTTAGTGTTAGTAGCTTCATCTGACAACAAACTTGATGCGCTCAAAGATATAGTGATTGAAAAACTTTTAAAACAGGGGCTCTCTTCAAAAGTATTAGATGAGTTACGCGTTGAAGATGCAAGCGGCGGGACTAGAAAAGCGACTTATAAAGTGGTTGATTACATTGAGTCTAAAGAGGCAAAGAAAATAACAGCTGACATTAAAAAGATGAAATTAAAAGTGAATGCTCAGATCGAGGGTGACAGCATCCGCGTTAAAGCAAAAAATATTGATGACCTGCAAAAAGTTATGGCGATGATCCGTGAAGGTGAGTGGGAAGCTCCGT